The following are from one region of the Littorina saxatilis isolate snail1 linkage group LG2, US_GU_Lsax_2.0, whole genome shotgun sequence genome:
- the LOC138959611 gene encoding uncharacterized protein, whose protein sequence is MAASRRFCFLLIFLIGDAGLILCQSVEGPMGPDNVTIVPHTRSLVVSWDPPKNMVQEDKVESYRVRLHPANMESLKRVHWVPNDGRMQETVSCLEPSTTYKVQVFARFFKGSSNQTDISSEVFDATTTPEPNFLQMAVHQWRYVALGAGLASLLFLILAGCVWCFCCRIKCRGKRRRMQVTSRAANKRATKTEKSKKGKGVTNLPSAKELQERERRRLENENRYSLDPVQSGTAWSPSPSDTSTTNSRAHLVRNGLNPGRDELPPFLQAGPLSPSFPRNMAPSRPPLPWPKSSENMEDDVFNDDDAPIDDIYANQDSFPPPEGDCHLYGNCQF, encoded by the exons ATGGCCGCCAGTCGACGGTTTTGTTTTCTCCTAATTTTCCTGATTGGAGATGCTGGTCTGATTTTATGTCAGTCTGTTGAAGGAC CTATGGGACCCGACAACGTCACCATCGTgccacacacacgctcactggTAGTATCATGGGACCCTCCAAAGAATATGGTACAAGAAGACAAAGTGGAATCCTACCGGGTTCGACTACACCCGGCCAACATGGAAAGCCTCAAAAGGGTTCACTGGGTACCGAACGATGGGAGGATGCAGGAAACCGTATCCTGTCTGGAACCCAGTACGACATACAAAGTCCAAGTCTTCGCGCGGTTCTTCAAGGGATCGTCCAACCAGACGGATATCAGTAGCGAAGTCTTCGACGCCACGACCACACCCGAACCAA ACTTCCTGCAGATGGCCGTGCACCAGTGGAGATATGTGGCGCTGGGCGCGGGTCTGGCATCGCTCCTGTTCCTGATCCTGGCTGGCTGCGTCTGGTGCTTCTGCTGCAGGATCAAATGCCGCGGAAA GCGAAGGCGCATGCAAGTTACCAGCAGAGCCGCAAACAAGAGAGCGACGAAGACTGAGAAGAGCAAGAAGGGCAAGGGAGTGACAAACCTCCCTAGCGCCAAGGAGCTGCAGGAACGAGAGAGACGCAGGCTGGAAAACGAGAACCGCTACAGCCTGGATCCCGTGCAGAGCGGAACCGCGTGGTCTCCGTCCCCTTCTGATACCTCCACCACCAACTCACGTGCCCATCTCGTGCGCAATGGGCTGAACCCAGGACGAGATGAACTGCCGCCTTTTCTCCAGGCAggacctctctctccctccttcccgcGCAACATGGCACCCTCCCGTCCCCCTCTCCCCTGGCCAAAGTCGAGCGAGAATATGGAGGACGACGTCTTCAACGATGACGATGCGCCCATTGATGACATCTACGCCAACCAGGACTCCTTCCCGCCACCCGAAGGGGATTGCCATTTGTACGGAAACTGTCAGTTTTGA